From the Falsibacillus albus genome, one window contains:
- the hslV gene encoding ATP-dependent protease subunit HslV: MGNFHATTIFAVHHQGKCAMAGDGQVTFGNAVVMKHTARKVRKLFNDKVIAGFAGSVADAFTLFEMFESKLQEYNGNLQRASVELAKQWRSDKVLRKLEAMLIVMDETHLLLVSGTGEVIEPDDGILAIGSGGNYALSAGRALKQHAGEHLTAKDIAKASLEIAADICVYTNGNIIVEEL, translated from the coding sequence ATGGGAAATTTTCATGCAACAACAATCTTTGCAGTCCATCATCAAGGAAAATGCGCGATGGCTGGCGACGGACAGGTGACATTCGGAAATGCGGTAGTCATGAAACATACAGCCCGAAAGGTAAGGAAGTTGTTCAATGATAAAGTCATTGCGGGTTTTGCCGGATCTGTCGCAGATGCTTTCACGCTTTTTGAAATGTTTGAGTCAAAGCTTCAGGAGTATAATGGAAACTTGCAGCGTGCCTCTGTAGAGCTAGCTAAGCAATGGCGCAGCGATAAAGTGTTAAGAAAGCTTGAAGCTATGCTGATTGTCATGGATGAAACACATTTACTCCTCGTATCCGGCACAGGGGAAGTGATTGAGCCCGATGACGGAATATTAGCAATCGGATCTGGCGGAAATTATGCATTGTCTGCAGGCAGGGCCCTTAAACAACACGCAGGGGAGCATTTGACTGCAAAGGATATTGCGAAAGCTTCACTGGAGATAGCAGCGGATATTTGTGTTTATACAAATGGCAACATCATTGTTGAAGAGCTGTAA
- the xerC gene encoding tyrosine recombinase XerC produces the protein MDQNPTKLLQLFIEYLQIEKHYSEYTIEQYRKEINDFYLFMNEQGIKELENVEYFDARVFLTRLHEQEYARASVSKKISSLRSFYRFLMREKYVKENPFSMVSQPKSNVRLPKFFYEEELQVLFEAAHEPTLLGARNLALLELLYATGIRVSECADIHLKDIDFHLSTVLVRGKGKKERYVLFGSHAHEALEEYINNSRGKLMGSAEHPYLFVNARGKHLTVRGIRYILNELIKKASLTNKMHPHMLRHTFATHLLNQGADLRTVQELLGHEHLSSTQVYTHVTKEHLKKTYMAHHPRA, from the coding sequence ATGGATCAAAATCCAACAAAATTATTACAATTGTTTATTGAATATTTACAAATCGAGAAACATTATTCAGAGTATACAATAGAGCAATACCGAAAAGAAATAAATGATTTTTATTTATTCATGAATGAGCAAGGTATAAAAGAGCTGGAAAATGTTGAATATTTTGATGCGAGGGTTTTTTTGACTCGACTGCATGAGCAGGAATATGCCCGTGCAAGTGTATCCAAAAAAATATCCAGTTTGAGAAGCTTTTATAGGTTTTTGATGAGGGAAAAGTACGTCAAGGAAAATCCCTTTTCCATGGTGTCTCAACCCAAATCCAATGTTCGCTTGCCTAAATTTTTTTATGAAGAGGAGCTACAGGTGCTTTTTGAAGCAGCTCATGAGCCGACTCTGCTTGGTGCCCGAAATCTCGCATTATTGGAGCTTTTATATGCAACAGGGATACGGGTGAGTGAATGTGCGGACATTCACTTGAAAGACATCGATTTTCACTTGTCGACAGTATTGGTTAGAGGGAAGGGCAAGAAGGAACGGTATGTCCTTTTTGGCAGCCATGCTCATGAAGCATTGGAGGAATACATAAATAATAGTAGGGGAAAATTAATGGGCTCAGCCGAGCATCCTTATCTCTTTGTAAATGCTCGCGGGAAGCATTTGACAGTAAGAGGGATTCGCTACATATTAAACGAACTTATCAAGAAAGCTTCTCTTACAAACAAAATGCATCCTCACATGCTGAGGCACACATTCGCCACCCATTTATTGAACCAGGGTGCAGATCTCCGAACCGTTCAAGAGCTTCTTGGACATGAGCATTTGTCATCCACACAGGTTTATACGCATGTTACGAAAGAGCATTTGAAGAAAACTTATATGGCTCATCATCCTAGGGCCTAA